AGCTGGAGTCGAAGTTCCCGGCGATCCGCCAGCGCCTGCGCGACGACGCTGGCGCACTGCGCCGGTTCGTCAACCTGTACGTCAACGGCGAGGACGTGCGGTTCCTCCAGGGGCTGAACACGGCCCTGAAGGCCGGCGACGAAGTGTCGATCATCCCGGCGGTGGCCGGCGGCTGCTAGGGCCAGGAGTGCGAGTGGCTGTGAATCCCCCGCTCACCACCACCGAATCGTCGGACGCTGCGTCCGCTGTTCCCCCGTCGCCCGATTCGGCCGGAGCTCCGTCAGGGGCGGCGGGGGGCCTCGAACGGTACGCCCGGCAGTCCGTCTTCGCCGGGGTCGGCGAGGACGGGCAGCAGCGGCTGCGCCAGAGCCGCGTCGCGCTGATCGGCTGCGGCGCGCTCGGCACGGTGCTCGCCAACGTGCTGGCCCGGGCCGGCGTCGGCTTCCTCCGCATCGTCGACCGCGATTACGTCGAGCTGACCAACCTCCAGCGGCAGGTTCTCTTCGACGAGCGAGACGCCCTGGACGCCTCCCCGAAGGCAACGGCCGCCATCGAGCAATTGCAGCGCGCCAACTCGGAGGTCGTCTACGAGGCCGTCGTCGCGGATTTCGGCGCGGACAACGCCGAGGAGATCGTACGGGACGTCGATCTGGTGCTCGACGGCACCGACAACCTCGAAACGCGCTACGTCATCAACGACATCTGCGTGAAGCTGGGCAAGCCGTGGGTCTACGCCGCGGCGGTCGCCAGCTACGGCGCGCTGATGCCGATCATCCCTGGCGAGACGCCCTGCCTGCGCTGCGTCTTCCCCGATCAGCCGGACGTCGGCTCGGTGGACACCTGTGACACGACTGGCGTCCTCGGCGCGATGACCGGCATCGTGGCGAACATGGCCTCCATCGAGGCGATCAAGCTGCTGATCGGCGCACACGACCGCCTGAACCGGGGCCTGACCTGGGTGGACTGCTGGTACAACCTGTTCGAGCGGACGCCGGTCACCGCGCCCGTGGCGGACTGCCCAACCTGCCAGCAACGGCAGTTCACCTTTCTGGAGACGCCGGCCTGGAAGCGCGCCGCCACCATGTGTGGCCGGGACGCCGTCCAGGTGCGACCGCCGACGCCCGTGGCGCTCGACCTGAAGGGGCTGGCCGCCCGGCTGTCACCGCTCGGCGAGGTGAAGTACAGCCCGCACGCACTGCGCCTCGTGATGCCGCCGCACGAGCTGACGGTCTTCCGCGACGGCCGGGCCATCGTCAAGGGCACGTCCGAGATCGCGGTGGCCCGGAGCCTCTACGCGCGGCTCGTCGGGACGTAGCCTGGGTCGTGGGTCGTGGGTCGTGGGTCGTGGGTCGTGAAAACGTAACCCCACCGCCCACGATCTACGATCCTTGACCCTCTTCCGCGCGCTCGGCGGTCGAGGCCGGCTGCAGCGGGATCAGCCGCAGACGGGTGATCCGCACCCCTTCGACCTCCTCGACGGCCAGCCGATAGTGCTCCAGCTCGACAACGTCGCCGGTCTGGGCCAGCCGCCCGAGCTTCTCCACCACCAGGCCACCGACCGTGTCCACCTCGCCATCCTCGTCTACCTCGATGTCGAAGTGCTCGTCAAGCTCGTCCAGGCGGAGGGTGGGGGCGACGATGGACGTGCCGTCCGGCTGCGGCTCGACGCTCGGCGTCTGGGCGTGGAACTCGTCCGGCACATCCCCGACGATCTCTTCTACCACGTCGTCGATGGTCACCAGCCCGGCCGTCCCGCCGTACTCGTCGATCACCACGGCCAGCGTCGTGTGCGCCCGGCGGAATTCGGACAGCAGCCGGCCGGCCGGCATCGTCTCGGGCACGAACAGCGGCTGGCGCATCGTCCCGCGCAGGTCGAAGTCCGCGTGGTCGCGGCGGGCCGCACGCAGCAAGTCCTTGATGTGGATGACGCCGATGACGTTGTCGAGCGACTCCTCGTAGACGGGGAAGCGTGAGTGGGGGCTGCCTTCGGCCAGCTCCAGCAGATCGTCCAGGGTGCTCTCGACGGACACGCCGACCATGTCGCGCCGCTGGATCATCACCTGATACACCGAGAGATCCGCGAAGTCGAACACGTTGCTCAGGAGGTCGCGCTCGGTGTCCTCCAACGCGCCCGCCCGATGGCTCGTCTGAACCATCAGCTCCAGCTCTTCGGCCGTGACCGCGCCCTCGTGCTCGTTGGCCGGCTCGATCCGCATGACGGCCAGCGCGAGGTTGGTGAGCCCCGTGAACGCCGCGATGAACGGGCGGAAGACGCGGTAGAACGCCTCCGTCGGGCCGACGGTCACGATGGCCGTGCGCTCGGCGTGCTGCAACGAGACCATCTTCGGCACCTGCTCGCCCAGCACGATGTGGAGCATCGTGATCAGGGTAAACGAGATGGCGAACGAGATCGTGTGGACGGCGGACCCGAGATACTGCTCGGGCAGGCCGTGAAAGAGCGGCTCGATCAGCGCGGCGACCGTCGACTCGCCGATCCAGCCGAGCCCCAGCGAGGCCATCGTGATGCCGAGCTGAGCCGCCGAGATGAACCGGTTGGGATCGTCCTTGGCCCGCAGCAGCATCCGTCCAAAGCGGTGCCGCTCATCAACCATCTGCTCGATTCGGCTGCGACGCAGGCTGACCAGCGCGAACTCGGCAGCCACGAAGAAGGCGTTCAGGAAGACGAGTATCCCGACGCCCGCCAGGCGTATAGCAACGTCTGCGACGCTCGTAGCACCCTCCGCGCGGGCCGGTCGTCCTCCCACGGACGACGCGGCGGCATCGACCCGTGAAGCCTCGACTCGGAACAGCGTACCACAGTTGTTGACCGCCCGAACGAACCACTCGCGTAACGATGACGCCGCGAAGCGACCGTCGGCGTCGTGCCGATTCCCTGCAAGAATCGGGCAAGTCGCGGGGCCGAGTGACGGCCAGATCGGCGCTCCGTGACGGTACTCTCACGGTCCGCGCCACCCACGTGCGAGAGCGACGGCGCTGTTTCCGCCGTGCCGCCACCCACAGGCTATTCGGCGCCCGAGACTGGATCGGCTAACCGTCTTAGGCGCGCCCGCGCAGAAACGTTTGACTTCGCTGGTGGAAGGTCGGGTGGGCGCTGGTGTAGAGTGCCGCTCCAGTGGCCGTACATGTTGCTGTCTGCTAGGAGCGCTCGACGTGACCGAACGTGATGATGCCGCACTTGAATATCACCGCTCGGGCCGACCGGGGAAGATCCAGGTTGTCCCGACCAAGCCGACCCTCACGCAGCGGGATCTTTCGCTGGCGTACACGCCGGGCGTCGCCGACGCCGTGCTGGAGATCGCCCGCGACCCGCTGACCGCGTTCGACTACACGACGCGCGGCAACCTCGTCGCGGTCATCACCAACGGCACGGCCATCCTCGGTCTGGGGAATCGCGGACCGCTGGCCGCCAAGCCGGTCATGGAAGGGAAGGCGCTCCTCTTCAAGCGGTTCGCCGACATCGACGTGTTCGACCTGGAGATCGACGCGCCGACGGTGGACGAGATCATCGCCGTCTGCAAGGCGCTCGCCCCGACGTTCGGCGGCATCAACCTGGAGGACATCGGCGCGCCGGCCTGCTTCGAGGTCGAGGCGCGCCTGCGGGAGATGCTGGACATCCCCGTCTTCCACGACGATCAGCACGGCACGGCCATCATCACCGGCGCGGC
This Chloroflexota bacterium DNA region includes the following protein-coding sequences:
- a CDS encoding MoaD family protein, with amino-acid sequence MSVRVRIPAPLRSVTAGESEISVGASNVDGALVELESKFPAIRQRLRDDAGALRRFVNLYVNGEDVRFLQGLNTALKAGDEVSIIPAVAGGC
- a CDS encoding ThiF family adenylyltransferase, which encodes MNPPLTTTESSDAASAVPPSPDSAGAPSGAAGGLERYARQSVFAGVGEDGQQRLRQSRVALIGCGALGTVLANVLARAGVGFLRIVDRDYVELTNLQRQVLFDERDALDASPKATAAIEQLQRANSEVVYEAVVADFGADNAEEIVRDVDLVLDGTDNLETRYVINDICVKLGKPWVYAAAVASYGALMPIIPGETPCLRCVFPDQPDVGSVDTCDTTGVLGAMTGIVANMASIEAIKLLIGAHDRLNRGLTWVDCWYNLFERTPVTAPVADCPTCQQRQFTFLETPAWKRAATMCGRDAVQVRPPTPVALDLKGLAARLSPLGEVKYSPHALRLVMPPHELTVFRDGRAIVKGTSEIAVARSLYARLVGT
- a CDS encoding HlyC/CorC family transporter — translated: MAAEFALVSLRRSRIEQMVDERHRFGRMLLRAKDDPNRFISAAQLGITMASLGLGWIGESTVAALIEPLFHGLPEQYLGSAVHTISFAISFTLITMLHIVLGEQVPKMVSLQHAERTAIVTVGPTEAFYRVFRPFIAAFTGLTNLALAVMRIEPANEHEGAVTAEELELMVQTSHRAGALEDTERDLLSNVFDFADLSVYQVMIQRRDMVGVSVESTLDDLLELAEGSPHSRFPVYEESLDNVIGVIHIKDLLRAARRDHADFDLRGTMRQPLFVPETMPAGRLLSEFRRAHTTLAVVIDEYGGTAGLVTIDDVVEEIVGDVPDEFHAQTPSVEPQPDGTSIVAPTLRLDELDEHFDIEVDEDGEVDTVGGLVVEKLGRLAQTGDVVELEHYRLAVEEVEGVRITRLRLIPLQPASTAERAEEGQGS